Proteins encoded in a region of the Xylocopa sonorina isolate GNS202 chromosome 11, iyXylSono1_principal, whole genome shotgun sequence genome:
- the Hipk gene encoding homeodomain interacting protein kinase isoform X6: MPFESRWPESAWNHTKAHVREGDFKIFIVVVVSPAVSCGMCDMFIQTQQTSSVNGSSSSSSSSSNNTVHHHSKKRKLEYNVSQPVIQHALVQSTGDYQLDNTGLQQRYSVNGANTAFSSLHNNNALQKSSPNQQTLVRASTIKLLDTYQRCGQKRKTWSREGNGDGLAVHSANATNAVGSTVVSQHHTQQQQQQQQLQQQQQQQQQQHKQTGMTAHSKQVTNAANGGGGGSNPQGDGDYQLVQHEVLYSMTNQYEVLEFLGRGTFGQVVKCWKKGTNEIVAIKILKNHPSYARQGQIEVSILSRLSQENADEFNFVRAYECFQHKSHTCLVFEMLEQNLYDFLKQNKFSPLPLKYIRPILQQVLTALLKLKQLGLIHADLKPENIMLVDPVRQPYRVKVIDFGSASHVSKAVCNTYLQSRYYRAPEIILGLPYCEAIDMWSLGCVVAELFLGWPLYPGSSEYDQIRYISQTQGLPTEHMLNNASKTTKFFYRDMDSTYPFWRLKTPEEHEAETGIKSKEARKYIFNCLDDIGQVNVPTDLEGGQLLAEKADRREFIDLLKRMLTMDQVERRITPGEALNHAFVTLAHLVDYAHCNNVKASVQMMEVCRRAGDFTASPAHHQAPPAPQPPPPTSLVANFVPTTNGSAVTFTFNNQLTNQVQRLVREHRTAQTGYDNLYQIYSNSSRRATQYSSSSNGSNSGRSGVHDFPHQLVPGLLCHPPSYQTMPSPAKHVVVAQPPQAQQGPLQIQPSIISQQAVAAAAAAAQQQYAAVPVSMVETGRQMLLTNAVQTSWPGGSRQMAAIVPSWQQLPPQHAAIQQPLLSDAGDWGRPLIVDSSAILQDQRPVFPVTEVYNTSALVEHPSQGWGKRSVTKHHQHHVTVPQQSQHRHEHKKETQQLSPVKKRVKESTPPSNMRRHSPSNGHWQQQPMQQHHHSSKHSSSHNVEHHQVTSGRQQTITIHDTPSPAVSVITISDSEDETPGKCCGDRQCGACQNLATRLSGDGRPIREEVIRSTQSTPRVVQPIQQTHSSSQSHTNGHVTTHSTSQRTQRKNIISCVTVGDSDGEASPGRAHNHLYQHLPQHPQHQQTTQLIKHEPQQQHHVSSSSSGYSSQSQKKRLLAKVQSECNMVNVATKPEPGVEYLAPHPCHAPACKEPPTYQDDAYDMHDYFLQYVTTSSAHPHLQEQHIVYTTGTDKRVSWPGKRAEYKHEYVQPPAAHSRDHQKWAVANTVHQYRQSQVVGSAAHPGHTHSHHGHPAHLSPGGGGGGRSPAGGPVIGSAQHLGQPLYQEYAHVRSRAHAVPPPVYVTAAPSQAPAAIQQQQVPTYQGFTPGWVPRHLVDACIRALPPPAHHSSARPLLASHAAHPLPAHMQPTAVYGLAPLSPAKHQYQPSGLWFTE, from the exons ATGCCTTTTGAGAGCCGCTGGCCCGAATCAGCGTGGAACCATACAAAGGCACATGTACGTGAAGGAGACTTTAAAATATTCATAGTCGTCGTGGTGTCTCCGGCTGTTAGTTGC GGAATGTGTGACATGTTCATCCAAACACAGCAGACGAGTAGCGTcaacggcagcagcagcagcagcagcagcagcagtaacAACACCGTTCACCACCACAGCAAGAAACGCAAGTTGGAGTACAACGTGAGTCAGCCGGTGATCCAGCACGCATTGGTCCAATCGACCGGCGACTACCAATTAGACAATACCGGTCTGCAACAACGGTACTCCGTGAACGGTGCTAATACCGCATTTAGCTCGCTGCACAACAATAATGCGCTGCAAAAGAGTAGCCCGAACCAACAGACCCTGGTACGAGCCTCGACGATCAAGCTCTTAGACACGTACCAACGCTGTGGCCAGAAG AGAAAAACTTGGTCGAGGGAGGGTAATGGTGACGGCCTGGCAGTCCACTCCGCCAACGCGACCAACGCGGTGGGCAGTACTGTAGTGTCGCAACACCATacccaacaacaacaacaacaacaacaactgcaacaacaacagcagcaacagcaacaacaacacaAGCAGACAGGCATGACGGcgcatagcaagcaagtgaccaACGCTGCCAATGGAGGCGGTGGTGGCAGCAACCCCCAAGGAGACGGAGATTATCAGTTGGTCCAGCACGAGGTTCTCTATTCTATGACTAATCAGTACGAGGTCCTCGAGTTTTTGGGTAGAGGTACTTTTGGACAG GTCGTGAAATGCTGGAAAAAAGGAACCAATGAAATAGTAGCCATCAAAATTTTGAAGAACCATCCATCTTATGCGCGCCAAGGGCAAATTGAG GTCTCCATCCTGTCTCGACTCAGTCAGGAAAACGCGGATGAGTTCAACTTTGTGCGCGCTTATGAGTGCTTTCAGCACAAATCCCATACCTGCTTGGTCTTTGAGATGCTAGAACAAAATCTGTATGATTTCCTGAAACAGAATAAATTCTCACCCCTACCGCTCAAATACATCCGACCGATTCTCCAACAAGTACTCACTGCTCTTTTAAAACTTAAG CAATTGGGGTTGATTCACGCCGATCTTAAACCAGAAAACATAATGCTCGTGGATCCAGTACGTCAACCTTATCGTGTGAAAGTTATTGATTTTGGATCAGCCTCCCATGTGTCTAAAGCTGTCTGCAACACGTACTTGCAATCGCGATACTACCGCGCGCCTGAAATTATACTTGGACTTCCATATTGTGAAGCGATAGATATGTGGTCGCTCGGCTGTGTGGTTGCTGAATTGTTTTTAGGATGGCCTCTATACCCTGGTAGCTCGGAATACGATCAGATCCGATACATAAGTCAAACGCAAGGCCTACCGACGGAGCATATGTTAAATAATGCCAGCAAAACGACGAAATTCTTTTACAGAGACATGGACA GCACATATCCGTTTTGGCGATTGAAAACACCGGAAGAGCACGAAGCCGAAACTGGTATCAAATCTAAGGAGGCGAGGAAGTATATTTTTAACTGTCTCGACGATATTGGTCAAGTTAATGTTCCGACTGATTTGGAAGGCGGTCAACTTCTGGCTGAAAAAGCAGAtaggagagagttcattgacCTCTTGAAGAGGATGCTCACGATGGACCAGGTA GAGCGCCGTATAACACCCGGGGAGGCTCTGAACCATGCCTTTGTTACGCTGGCCCACTTAGTCGATTATGCACACTGCAACAATGTTAAGGCTTCCGTCCAGATGATGGAGGTTTGCCGACGAGCAGGTGATTTCACTGCTAGTCCAGCGCATCACCAAGCTCCTCCAGCGCCTCAACCACCTCCACCAACGTCATTGGTAGCTAACTTTGTACCGACGACGAATGGCAGCGCGGTAACTTTCACCTTTAACAACCAACTGACCAATCAAGTACAGCGGTTGGTCAGGGAACATCGCACCGCGCAAACAGGCTATGACAATCTG TATCAAATATACAGTAATAGTAGTCGTCGCGCGACTCAGTACAGTAGCTCGTCTAATGGATCGAACAGTGGTCGAAGTGGAGTACACGACTTTCCGCATCAATTGGTCCCTGGCCTACTTTGTCATCCACCCAGTTATCAGACGATGCCAAGTCCTGCAAAACACGTAGTTGTCGCTCAA CCTCCACAAGCGCAACAAGGTCCGCTACAGATCCAACCATCGATCATATCGCAGCAGGCTGTTGCTGCTGCAGCTGCAGCTGCCCAGCAACAGTATGCAGCGGTTCCTGTGTCCATGGTGGAAACTGGACGACAAATGTTATTAACC AATGCTGTACAAACCTCTTGGCCTGGTGGGAGTCGTCAAATGGCCGCTATCGTACCATCCTGGCAGCAGTTGCCGCCGCAACATGCTGCCATACAGCAGCCATTGTTAAGCGACGCTGGAGATTGGGGAAGACCTCTTATCGTCGACAGCTCTGCTATTTTGCAG GATCAGCGGCCAGTATTTCCTGTCACAGAAGTTTATAACACTAGTGCCCTTGTTGAGCATCCGTCTCAGGGTTGGGGTAAACGTAGCGTGACGAAGCATCATCAGCATCATGTGACGGTGCCACAACAATCGCAGCATAGGCACGAGCATAAGAAAGAGACGCAGCAGTTGAGTCCGGTGAAgaagagagtgaaagagagcaCACCACCTAGCAACATGAGACGACATTCACCGTCGAACGGCCATTGGCAGCAGCAACCTATGCAGCAGCATCATCACAGCAGCAAACACAGCAGCAGTCACAATGTGGAGCATCATCAAGTTACATCTGGTCGGCAGCAAACCATCACCATCCACGACACACCATCGCCAGCTGTTTCTGTTATCACGATCAGTGATAGCGAAGACGAAACACCGGGTAAATG CTGTGGAGATCGGCAATGCGGAGCCTGTCAGAATTTGGCAACTCGCCTGTCTGGCGATGGACGTCCAATCCGCGAGGAAGTCATCCGAAG TACGCAATCAACACCGCGCGTGGTCCAACCGATTCAGCAAACACATTCGAGCAGTCAGTCTCATACCAACGGGCACGTAACGACGCACAGCACATCTCAGAGGACGCAACGGAAAAATATAATCAGTTGTGTAACTGTCGGCGACAGCGATGGCGAGGCGAGCCCAGGTCGGGCGCACAATCATCTGTACCAACATTTACCGCAACATCCACAGCATCAGCAAACTACGCAGCTAATTAAACACGAGCCTCAGCAACAGCATCACGTCAGCAG CAGTAGCTCCGGATACTCTTCCCAGTCACAAAAGAAACGATTATTGGCGAAAGTACAGTCCGAGTGTAATATGGTGAATGTTGCAACAAAACCAGAGCCCGGCGTCGAATACCTTGCACCGCATCCGTGTCACGCGCCAGCCTGCAAAGAGCCACCGACCTATCAG GATGATGCCTATGACATGCATGACTACTTCTTGCAGTATGTGACCACGAGTAGCGCGCATCCCCACCTTCAAGAGCAGCACATCGTGTACACGACCGGCACGGACAAGCGGGTATCGTGGCCTGGTAAGAGAGCGGAATACAAACACGAGTACGTCCAACCGCCGGCTGCTCATTCGAGAGATCACCAAAAATGGGCGGTGGCGAACACTGTGCACCAGTACAG GCAGAGCCAGGTGGTGGGTTCGGCAGCCCATCCGGGTCATACCCACAGTCATCATGGGCATCCGGCCCACCTAAGCCCTGGGGG
- the Hipk gene encoding homeodomain interacting protein kinase isoform X14 — translation MPFESRWPESAWNHTKAHVREGDFKIFIVVVVSPAVSCGMCDMFIQTQQTSSVNGSSSSSSSSSNNTVHHHSKKRKLEYNVSQPVIQHALVQSTGDYQLDNTGLQQRYSVNGANTAFSSLHNNNALQKSSPNQQTLVRASTIKLLDTYQRCGQKRKTWSREGNGDGLAVHSANATNAVGSTVVSQHHTQQQQQQQQLQQQQQQQQQQHKQTGMTAHSKQVTNAANGGGGGSNPQGDGDYQLVQHEVLYSMTNQYEVLEFLGRGTFGQVVKCWKKGTNEIVAIKILKNHPSYARQGQIEVSILSRLSQENADEFNFVRAYECFQHKSHTCLVFEMLEQNLYDFLKQNKFSPLPLKYIRPILQQVLTALLKLKQLGLIHADLKPENIMLVDPVRQPYRVKVIDFGSASHVSKAVCNTYLQSRYYRAPEIILGLPYCEAIDMWSLGCVVAELFLGWPLYPGSSEYDQIRYISQTQGLPTEHMLNNASKTTKFFYRDMDSTYPFWRLKTPEEHEAETGIKSKEARKYIFNCLDDIGQVNVPTDLEGGQLLAEKADRREFIDLLKRMLTMDQVERRITPGEALNHAFVTLAHLVDYAHCNNVKASVQMMEVCRRAGDFTASPAHHQAPPAPQPPPPTSLVANFVPTTNGSAVTFTFNNQLTNQVQRLVREHRTAQTGYDNLYQIYSNSSRRATQYSSSSNGSNSGRSGVHDFPHQLVPGLLCHPPSYQTMPSPAKHVVVAQPPQAQQGPLQIQPSIISQQAVAAAAAAAQQQYAAVPVSMVETGRQMLLTNAVQTSWPGGSRQMAAIVPSWQQLPPQHAAIQQPLLSDAGDWGRPLIVDSSAILQDQRPVFPVTEVYNTSALVEHPSQGWGKRSVTKHHQHHVTVPQQSQHRHEHKKETQQLSPVKKRVKESTPPSNMRRHSPSNGHWQQQPMQQHHHSSKHSSSHNVEHHQVTSGRQQTITIHDTPSPAVSVITISDSEDETPGKCCGDRQCGACQNLATRLSGDGRPIREEVIRSTQSTPRVVQPIQQTHSSSQSHTNGHVTTHSTSQRTQRKNIISCVTVGDSDGEASPGRAHNHLYQHLPQHPQHQQTTQLIKHEPQQQHHVSSSSSGYSSQSQKKRLLAKVQSECNMVNVATKPEPGVEYLAPHPCHAPACKEPPTYQDDAYDMHDYFLQYVTTSSAHPHLQEQHIVYTTGTDKRVSWPGKRAEYKHEYVQPPAAHSRDHQKWAVANTVHQYRQSQVVGSAAHPGHTHSHHGHPAHLSPGGGGGGRSPAGGPVIGSAQHLGQPLYQEYAHVRSRAHAVPPPVYVTAAPSQAPAAIQQQQVPTYQGFTPGWVPRHLVDACMYIV, via the exons ATGCCTTTTGAGAGCCGCTGGCCCGAATCAGCGTGGAACCATACAAAGGCACATGTACGTGAAGGAGACTTTAAAATATTCATAGTCGTCGTGGTGTCTCCGGCTGTTAGTTGC GGAATGTGTGACATGTTCATCCAAACACAGCAGACGAGTAGCGTcaacggcagcagcagcagcagcagcagcagcagtaacAACACCGTTCACCACCACAGCAAGAAACGCAAGTTGGAGTACAACGTGAGTCAGCCGGTGATCCAGCACGCATTGGTCCAATCGACCGGCGACTACCAATTAGACAATACCGGTCTGCAACAACGGTACTCCGTGAACGGTGCTAATACCGCATTTAGCTCGCTGCACAACAATAATGCGCTGCAAAAGAGTAGCCCGAACCAACAGACCCTGGTACGAGCCTCGACGATCAAGCTCTTAGACACGTACCAACGCTGTGGCCAGAAG AGAAAAACTTGGTCGAGGGAGGGTAATGGTGACGGCCTGGCAGTCCACTCCGCCAACGCGACCAACGCGGTGGGCAGTACTGTAGTGTCGCAACACCATacccaacaacaacaacaacaacaacaactgcaacaacaacagcagcaacagcaacaacaacacaAGCAGACAGGCATGACGGcgcatagcaagcaagtgaccaACGCTGCCAATGGAGGCGGTGGTGGCAGCAACCCCCAAGGAGACGGAGATTATCAGTTGGTCCAGCACGAGGTTCTCTATTCTATGACTAATCAGTACGAGGTCCTCGAGTTTTTGGGTAGAGGTACTTTTGGACAG GTCGTGAAATGCTGGAAAAAAGGAACCAATGAAATAGTAGCCATCAAAATTTTGAAGAACCATCCATCTTATGCGCGCCAAGGGCAAATTGAG GTCTCCATCCTGTCTCGACTCAGTCAGGAAAACGCGGATGAGTTCAACTTTGTGCGCGCTTATGAGTGCTTTCAGCACAAATCCCATACCTGCTTGGTCTTTGAGATGCTAGAACAAAATCTGTATGATTTCCTGAAACAGAATAAATTCTCACCCCTACCGCTCAAATACATCCGACCGATTCTCCAACAAGTACTCACTGCTCTTTTAAAACTTAAG CAATTGGGGTTGATTCACGCCGATCTTAAACCAGAAAACATAATGCTCGTGGATCCAGTACGTCAACCTTATCGTGTGAAAGTTATTGATTTTGGATCAGCCTCCCATGTGTCTAAAGCTGTCTGCAACACGTACTTGCAATCGCGATACTACCGCGCGCCTGAAATTATACTTGGACTTCCATATTGTGAAGCGATAGATATGTGGTCGCTCGGCTGTGTGGTTGCTGAATTGTTTTTAGGATGGCCTCTATACCCTGGTAGCTCGGAATACGATCAGATCCGATACATAAGTCAAACGCAAGGCCTACCGACGGAGCATATGTTAAATAATGCCAGCAAAACGACGAAATTCTTTTACAGAGACATGGACA GCACATATCCGTTTTGGCGATTGAAAACACCGGAAGAGCACGAAGCCGAAACTGGTATCAAATCTAAGGAGGCGAGGAAGTATATTTTTAACTGTCTCGACGATATTGGTCAAGTTAATGTTCCGACTGATTTGGAAGGCGGTCAACTTCTGGCTGAAAAAGCAGAtaggagagagttcattgacCTCTTGAAGAGGATGCTCACGATGGACCAGGTA GAGCGCCGTATAACACCCGGGGAGGCTCTGAACCATGCCTTTGTTACGCTGGCCCACTTAGTCGATTATGCACACTGCAACAATGTTAAGGCTTCCGTCCAGATGATGGAGGTTTGCCGACGAGCAGGTGATTTCACTGCTAGTCCAGCGCATCACCAAGCTCCTCCAGCGCCTCAACCACCTCCACCAACGTCATTGGTAGCTAACTTTGTACCGACGACGAATGGCAGCGCGGTAACTTTCACCTTTAACAACCAACTGACCAATCAAGTACAGCGGTTGGTCAGGGAACATCGCACCGCGCAAACAGGCTATGACAATCTG TATCAAATATACAGTAATAGTAGTCGTCGCGCGACTCAGTACAGTAGCTCGTCTAATGGATCGAACAGTGGTCGAAGTGGAGTACACGACTTTCCGCATCAATTGGTCCCTGGCCTACTTTGTCATCCACCCAGTTATCAGACGATGCCAAGTCCTGCAAAACACGTAGTTGTCGCTCAA CCTCCACAAGCGCAACAAGGTCCGCTACAGATCCAACCATCGATCATATCGCAGCAGGCTGTTGCTGCTGCAGCTGCAGCTGCCCAGCAACAGTATGCAGCGGTTCCTGTGTCCATGGTGGAAACTGGACGACAAATGTTATTAACC AATGCTGTACAAACCTCTTGGCCTGGTGGGAGTCGTCAAATGGCCGCTATCGTACCATCCTGGCAGCAGTTGCCGCCGCAACATGCTGCCATACAGCAGCCATTGTTAAGCGACGCTGGAGATTGGGGAAGACCTCTTATCGTCGACAGCTCTGCTATTTTGCAG GATCAGCGGCCAGTATTTCCTGTCACAGAAGTTTATAACACTAGTGCCCTTGTTGAGCATCCGTCTCAGGGTTGGGGTAAACGTAGCGTGACGAAGCATCATCAGCATCATGTGACGGTGCCACAACAATCGCAGCATAGGCACGAGCATAAGAAAGAGACGCAGCAGTTGAGTCCGGTGAAgaagagagtgaaagagagcaCACCACCTAGCAACATGAGACGACATTCACCGTCGAACGGCCATTGGCAGCAGCAACCTATGCAGCAGCATCATCACAGCAGCAAACACAGCAGCAGTCACAATGTGGAGCATCATCAAGTTACATCTGGTCGGCAGCAAACCATCACCATCCACGACACACCATCGCCAGCTGTTTCTGTTATCACGATCAGTGATAGCGAAGACGAAACACCGGGTAAATG CTGTGGAGATCGGCAATGCGGAGCCTGTCAGAATTTGGCAACTCGCCTGTCTGGCGATGGACGTCCAATCCGCGAGGAAGTCATCCGAAG TACGCAATCAACACCGCGCGTGGTCCAACCGATTCAGCAAACACATTCGAGCAGTCAGTCTCATACCAACGGGCACGTAACGACGCACAGCACATCTCAGAGGACGCAACGGAAAAATATAATCAGTTGTGTAACTGTCGGCGACAGCGATGGCGAGGCGAGCCCAGGTCGGGCGCACAATCATCTGTACCAACATTTACCGCAACATCCACAGCATCAGCAAACTACGCAGCTAATTAAACACGAGCCTCAGCAACAGCATCACGTCAGCAG CAGTAGCTCCGGATACTCTTCCCAGTCACAAAAGAAACGATTATTGGCGAAAGTACAGTCCGAGTGTAATATGGTGAATGTTGCAACAAAACCAGAGCCCGGCGTCGAATACCTTGCACCGCATCCGTGTCACGCGCCAGCCTGCAAAGAGCCACCGACCTATCAG GATGATGCCTATGACATGCATGACTACTTCTTGCAGTATGTGACCACGAGTAGCGCGCATCCCCACCTTCAAGAGCAGCACATCGTGTACACGACCGGCACGGACAAGCGGGTATCGTGGCCTGGTAAGAGAGCGGAATACAAACACGAGTACGTCCAACCGCCGGCTGCTCATTCGAGAGATCACCAAAAATGGGCGGTGGCGAACACTGTGCACCAGTACAG GCAGAGCCAGGTGGTGGGTTCGGCAGCCCATCCGGGTCATACCCACAGTCATCATGGGCATCCGGCCCACCTAAGCCCTGGGGG